A single Oryzias melastigma strain HK-1 linkage group LG24, ASM292280v2, whole genome shotgun sequence DNA region contains:
- the LOC112157903 gene encoding C-C motif chemokine 22, with protein sequence MTQMKMKASVAVVTFFILFSSVLTSEPGFEAQACCSSFYPKKIPAHVVRSFRYTDMLCPHRGVIIKMTNNKDICVDPSSEWVKKLMNVLQ encoded by the exons ATGACACAGATGAAGATGAAAGCCTCTGTCGCCGTGGTGACCTTCTTCATACTCTTCTCATCCGTCCTGACATCTGAGC CTGGTTTCGAGGCACAAGCATGCTGCTCAAGTTTCTACCCGAAAAAGATACCTGCTCATGTGGTGCGGAGCTTCAGATACACAGACATGCTGTGTCCTCATAGAGGTGTTAT taTTAAGATGACGAATAACAAAGACATCTGTGTTGACCCGTCCTCAGAGTGGGTGAAGAAACTCATGAATGTCCTCCAGTAA
- the LOC112157902 gene encoding C-C motif chemokine 13-like → MMMKASVAVVTFFILFSSVLTSKPGYQPQACCTRFYQKKLPAHLVQSFRDTDNLCPKRAVIITMTTNRDICVDPSREWVKKLVNVPTVKRRSTLTQNS, encoded by the exons ATGATGATGAAAGCCTCTGTCGCCGTGGTGACCTTCTTCATACTCTTCTCATCCGTCCTGACATCTAAGC CTGGTTATCAGCCACAAGCATGCTGCACAAGATTCTACCAGAAAAAGTTACCTGCTCATTTGGTGCAGAGCTTCAGAGACACGGACAACCTGTGTCCTAAGAGAGCTGTTAT TATTACGATGACAACTAACCGAGACATCTGTGTTGACCCGTCCAGGGAGTGGGTGAAGAAACTCGTGAATGTCCCTACAGTAAAGCGCCGCTCCACTTTGACCCAGAATTCATAG
- the stum gene encoding protein stum homolog isoform X1 translates to MAQTEGLTMLGNAKTKDNLGAKAMAGCPTAGGGVVVEVREKKGPLRAAIPTMPFPLAVICLFLNTFIPGLGTFISAFTVLCGARSELISERGVCCVFWLNVAAALIQIVTAVIMVGWIMSIFWGMDMVILAISDGCKEQSAPQDV, encoded by the exons ATGGCGCAGACGGAAGGACTAACGATGCTGGGGAACGCTAAAACTAAAGATAATTTGGGGGCAAAAGCCATGGCTGGGTGTCCCACTGCCGGGGGCGGAGTGGTGGTGGAGGTCAGGGAGAAGAAAGGACCTTTGAGGGCTGCGATACCCACAATGCCTTTTCCTCTGGCTGTCATCTGTCTTTTCCTAAATACCTTCATACCTGGACTTG GTACTTTCATCTCGGCGTTCACGGTCCTGTGTGGGGCTCGCAGTGAGCTGATCTCAGAGCGAGGGGTTTGCTGCGTGTTCTGGCTCAACGTGGCTGCAGCTCTCATCCAGATAGTGACGGCTGTGATCATGGTGGGCTGGATTATGAGCATATTCTGGGGAATGGATATGGTCATCCTGGCAA TTTCAGATG GCTGTAAAGAACAGAGCGCTCCTCAAGACGTCTGA
- the stum gene encoding protein stum homolog isoform X2: MAQTEGLTMLGNAKTKDNLGAKAMAGCPTAGGGVVVEVREKKGPLRAAIPTMPFPLAVICLFLNTFIPGLGTFISAFTVLCGARSELISERGVCCVFWLNVAAALIQIVTAVIMVGWIMSIFWGMDMVILASCKEQSAPQDV; this comes from the exons ATGGCGCAGACGGAAGGACTAACGATGCTGGGGAACGCTAAAACTAAAGATAATTTGGGGGCAAAAGCCATGGCTGGGTGTCCCACTGCCGGGGGCGGAGTGGTGGTGGAGGTCAGGGAGAAGAAAGGACCTTTGAGGGCTGCGATACCCACAATGCCTTTTCCTCTGGCTGTCATCTGTCTTTTCCTAAATACCTTCATACCTGGACTTG GTACTTTCATCTCGGCGTTCACGGTCCTGTGTGGGGCTCGCAGTGAGCTGATCTCAGAGCGAGGGGTTTGCTGCGTGTTCTGGCTCAACGTGGCTGCAGCTCTCATCCAGATAGTGACGGCTGTGATCATGGTGGGCTGGATTATGAGCATATTCTGGGGAATGGATATGGTCATCCTGGCAA GCTGTAAAGAACAGAGCGCTCCTCAAGACGTCTGA